A genomic window from Gossypium hirsutum isolate 1008001.06 chromosome D12, Gossypium_hirsutum_v2.1, whole genome shotgun sequence includes:
- the LOC107940509 gene encoding serine/threonine protein phosphatase 2A 55 kDa regulatory subunit B alpha isoform produces the protein MDYPINRHPEFRYKTEFQSHEPEFDYLKSLEIEEKINKIRWCQSSNGALFLLSTNDRTIKLWKVQEKKVKKVCNMNVDSTKAMGNGPIVGSSISTSSKQYIANGGCTSNDFSFPTGGFPSLHLPVVVVVNPECLFIKILWNQLLFLSFFHGLGGV, from the exons ATGGATTATCCAATCAATAGGCATCCTGAGTTTCGCTATAAAACAGAGTTTCAGAGCCACGAACCTGAG TTTGACTATCTGAAGAGCTTGGAAATTGAGgagaaaattaacaaaattaggtGGTGTCAGTCATCTAATggtgctctttttcttttgtcgaCAAATGACAGAACAATCAAGTTATGGAAG GTACAAGAGAAGAAAGTCAAAAAAGTATGTAACATGAACGTGGACTCAACCAAAGCCATGGGAAATGGTCCTATTGTTGGTTCAAGTATATCAACAAGCTCCAAACAATACATTGCAAATGGAGGATGCACAAGCAATGACTTCTCATTCCCAACTGGGGGTTTCCCATCTTTGCATTTGCCTGTGGTAGTTGTTGTGAATCCAGAATGCTTATTTATTAAGATACTTTGGAATCAATTactttttttgtcatttttccaTGGTTTAGGCGGTGTTTGA
- the LOC107945080 gene encoding F-box/LRR-repeat protein 10 isoform X2, producing the protein MFDLSLFLRHNFARVWALASKKLTSLEIGYISSVMVTELLSPNVGPHQYPNQIRPSILPAIQKLSLAVDYITDTMVGTISKGLALLTHLELRDAPLIEPRVTFDLTNSGLQQINQHGRLKHLSLVRSQEFLSTYFKRVNDLGILLMADKCANMESICLGGFCRVTDTGFKTILHSCSSLYKLKVCHGSQLTDLVFHDIAATSLSLTHVSFRWCNLLTNHAIKSLVRNTHLKVLDLRGCKNLGDEALAAIGSLCELKMLQLDNSDISDVGIAYLQHGIISSLVSLSVRGCKKLTDKCISVLFDGSSKLELQELDLSNLPNLSDNGVLALAKSRVPISELRMRQCPLIGDTSIMALASMQADDDRGHGSNLRLLDLYNCGGITQLSFRWLKKPYFPRLRWLGVTGSVNRDIVDALARNRPFLHVACHGEELGTDPWNNIDSSYMHDYEELDELEQWLQEGEWESDDEEMEDAEDDADVVVE; encoded by the coding sequence ATGTTTGACTTGTCACTATTTCTTCGTCATAACTTTGCTCGGGTTTGGGCTTTAGCTTCAAAAAAGCTCACTTCTCTTGAGATTGGCTACATTTCTTCGGTTATGGTGACTGAACTGCTTAGCCCTAATGTTGGACCCCATCAGTACCCAAATCAAATTCGACCATCGATATTGCCTGCCATCCAAAAACTATCTCTTGCTGTAGATTACATTACAGATACGATGGTCGGTACAATATCAAAAGGTCTCGCGTTATTGACACACTTGGAACTTCGTGATGCACCCCTCATTGAACCAAGAGTTACATTTGATCTTACCAACTCCGGCCTTCAACAAATCAATCAGCATGGGAGATTAAAACATCTTTCTCTTGTGAGGAGCCAAGAGTTCCTCAGTACTTACTTTAAGCGGGTTAATGATCTCGGGATCCTACTTATGGCTGACAAGTGTGCAAACATGGAAAGCATTTGCCTTGGTGGCTTTTGTCGTGTTACAGATACAGGGTTTAAGACAATTCTGCATTCTTGCTCAAGCCTGTACAAGCTTAAGGTTTGCCATGGATCCCAGTTGACTGATCTGGTTTTTCACGACATTGCTGCAACTTCCCTCTCTTTGACTCATGTTAGCTTCAGATGGTGTAATCTTCTTACCAACCATGCCATCAAGAGTTTGGTCCGCAACACGCATCTCAAAGTTCTCGACTTGAGGGGATGCAAAAACCTTGGGGATGAAGCGCTTGCGGCAATTGGCTCTCTCTGTGAATTGAAGATGTTACAGTTGGATAATTCTGATATATCCGATGTAGGAATAGCATACTTGCAACATGGCATTATTAGCTCATTGGTTTCGTTATCTGTTAGGGGATGCAAGAAACTTACAGATAAATGTATCTCTGTTCTATTTGATGGCTCTTCTAAACTGGAGTTGCAAGAGCTGGACCTATCTAATCTTCCTAATCTCTCCGACAATGGAGTTTTAGCTCTTGCAAAAAGTCGGGTTCCAATTTCAGAACTCCGAATGCGACAATGTCCACTCATAGGTGACACTTCGATCATGGCACTAGCCTCAATGCAGGCTGATGACGATAGAGGACATGGCAGTAATCTGCGATTGTTGGATCTTTACAATTGTGGTGGCATTACACAACTTTCATTCCGATGGTTGAAGAAACCGTATTTTCCGAGATTAAGATGGCTAGGTGTGACAGGGAGTGTAAACAGAGACATCGTAGATGCTTTAGCTAGGAATAGGCCATTCTTGCATGTGGCATGCCATGGTGAGGAACTAGGGACTGATCCGTGGAACAACATAGACAGTTCGTACATGCACGACTATGAGGAGTTGGATGAACTAGAACAATGGCTGCAGGAAGGAGAGTGGGAGAGTGATGATGAAGAGATGGAGGATGCTGAAGATGATGCAGATGTGGTGGTGGAATGA
- the LOC107945080 gene encoding F-box/LRR-repeat protein 10 isoform X1 encodes MGSWRVERLDQLPTALLATVMTKLDISSICSLAVTCKAFNSCASHILSFLPNFHILDISPSMELIKSLLPPNSHLQSLKLDCGQLNDSSIQLLLRPSLQELCFHNCADFSGKLLSEIGSRCKDVRSLYLGSVAEKRGRAIHISDLEELLGGCTQLEELNLMFDLSLFLRHNFARVWALASKKLTSLEIGYISSVMVTELLSPNVGPHQYPNQIRPSILPAIQKLSLAVDYITDTMVGTISKGLALLTHLELRDAPLIEPRVTFDLTNSGLQQINQHGRLKHLSLVRSQEFLSTYFKRVNDLGILLMADKCANMESICLGGFCRVTDTGFKTILHSCSSLYKLKVCHGSQLTDLVFHDIAATSLSLTHVSFRWCNLLTNHAIKSLVRNTHLKVLDLRGCKNLGDEALAAIGSLCELKMLQLDNSDISDVGIAYLQHGIISSLVSLSVRGCKKLTDKCISVLFDGSSKLELQELDLSNLPNLSDNGVLALAKSRVPISELRMRQCPLIGDTSIMALASMQADDDRGHGSNLRLLDLYNCGGITQLSFRWLKKPYFPRLRWLGVTGSVNRDIVDALARNRPFLHVACHGEELGTDPWNNIDSSYMHDYEELDELEQWLQEGEWESDDEEMEDAEDDADVVVE; translated from the exons atGGGAAGTTGGAGAGTGGAGAGGCTGGATCAGTTGCCGACAGCCCTTTTGGCTACCGTCATGACCAAGCTTGATATCTCTTCCATCTGCTCTTTGGCTGTCACCTGCAAGGCTTTCAATTCCTGTGCTTCTCATATCCTCTCTTTTCTTCCCAATTTTCATATCCTT GATATATCGCCGTCTATGGAACTAATCAAGTCACTGTTGCCACCAAATTCTCACCTTCAAAGCTTAAAGCTTGATTGTGGTCAGCTTAATGATTCATCCATTCAGCTATTACTTCGACCTTCTTTACAGGAACTTTGCTTCCACAATTGTGCAGATTTTAGTGGAAAACTACTCTCTGAAATCGGATCACGTTGCAAGGATGTAAG GTCTCTCTACTTGGGCTCGGTGGCTGAGAAAAGGGGCCGAGCGATACATATTTCTGATTTGGAGGAATTACTTGGTGGTTGCACCCAATTGGAA GAATTGAATTTGATGTTTGACTTGTCACTATTTCTTCGTCATAACTTTGCTCGGGTTTGGGCTTTAGCTTCAAAAAAGCTCACTTCTCTTGAGATTGGCTACATTTCTTCGGTTATGGTGACTGAACTGCTTAGCCCTAATGTTGGACCCCATCAGTACCCAAATCAAATTCGACCATCGATATTGCCTGCCATCCAAAAACTATCTCTTGCTGTAGATTACATTACAGATACGATGGTCGGTACAATATCAAAAGGTCTCGCGTTATTGACACACTTGGAACTTCGTGATGCACCCCTCATTGAACCAAGAGTTACATTTGATCTTACCAACTCCGGCCTTCAACAAATCAATCAGCATGGGAGATTAAAACATCTTTCTCTTGTGAGGAGCCAAGAGTTCCTCAGTACTTACTTTAAGCGGGTTAATGATCTCGGGATCCTACTTATGGCTGACAAGTGTGCAAACATGGAAAGCATTTGCCTTGGTGGCTTTTGTCGTGTTACAGATACAGGGTTTAAGACAATTCTGCATTCTTGCTCAAGCCTGTACAAGCTTAAGGTTTGCCATGGATCCCAGTTGACTGATCTGGTTTTTCACGACATTGCTGCAACTTCCCTCTCTTTGACTCATGTTAGCTTCAGATGGTGTAATCTTCTTACCAACCATGCCATCAAGAGTTTGGTCCGCAACACGCATCTCAAAGTTCTCGACTTGAGGGGATGCAAAAACCTTGGGGATGAAGCGCTTGCGGCAATTGGCTCTCTCTGTGAATTGAAGATGTTACAGTTGGATAATTCTGATATATCCGATGTAGGAATAGCATACTTGCAACATGGCATTATTAGCTCATTGGTTTCGTTATCTGTTAGGGGATGCAAGAAACTTACAGATAAATGTATCTCTGTTCTATTTGATGGCTCTTCTAAACTGGAGTTGCAAGAGCTGGACCTATCTAATCTTCCTAATCTCTCCGACAATGGAGTTTTAGCTCTTGCAAAAAGTCGGGTTCCAATTTCAGAACTCCGAATGCGACAATGTCCACTCATAGGTGACACTTCGATCATGGCACTAGCCTCAATGCAGGCTGATGACGATAGAGGACATGGCAGTAATCTGCGATTGTTGGATCTTTACAATTGTGGTGGCATTACACAACTTTCATTCCGATGGTTGAAGAAACCGTATTTTCCGAGATTAAGATGGCTAGGTGTGACAGGGAGTGTAAACAGAGACATCGTAGATGCTTTAGCTAGGAATAGGCCATTCTTGCATGTGGCATGCCATGGTGAGGAACTAGGGACTGATCCGTGGAACAACATAGACAGTTCGTACATGCACGACTATGAGGAGTTGGATGAACTAGAACAATGGCTGCAGGAAGGAGAGTGGGAGAGTGATGATGAAGAGATGGAGGATGCTGAAGATGATGCAGATGTGGTGGTGGAATGA